A region from the Triticum urartu cultivar G1812 chromosome 1, Tu2.1, whole genome shotgun sequence genome encodes:
- the LOC125532867 gene encoding uncharacterized protein LOC125532867: MQPDLAAANRRVMEDLTKKYGVTPETMDYVTLGPVCVEPRRIVKVPRPPIPAAGAEGPPRRHPRAEPSPLEAVLLDTVHRHHLQALAMMDREIVGRHARGMLLAGYAYGLHDPVCNILANCLWHDTVFPASSSQEVLQPMMLSCKAIFRLARRSLDALVAFMRAYAPTLSAEEAVSYLSRSHVNLHHAAVLVDREGVSHANRMDDAFRAAILAAHLPSDAAREAQFFFIANCAPTDAFLAKHGIHGHPLAFGLTDLRPQSNSSLIVLEFVKLVVSSLALTQPPPSSPSLSQGAYRALRIKMHAFKRDQEFCLGIVNMALKKLAFQFGELYQIHLLCGKSLVTLVPDSYYHVNFLASRESEPNQPKLFFC; encoded by the exons ATGCAGCCCGATCTCGCGGCGGCGAATCGCCGTGTGATGGAGGATTTGACGAAGAAATATGGAGTGACCCCCGAAACCATGGACTATGTGACCCTTGGCCCGGTGTGCGTCGAGCCCCGCCGCATCGTGAAGGTGCCCCGTCCTCCGATCCCTGCCGCCGGCGCGGAGGGGCCGCCGAGGCGTCACCCCCGGGCGGAGCCGAGCCCGCTCGAGGCAGTGCTGCTGGACACCGTTCACCGGCACCACCTGCAGGCGCTCGCCATGATGGACCGCGAGATCGTCGGCCGCCACGCGCGCGGCATGCTGCTCGCGGGCTACGCCTACGGCCTCCACGACCCCGTCTGCAACATCCTCGCCAACTGTCTCTGGCACGATACAGTCTTCCCCGCTTCCTCCAGCCAGGAGGTTCTTCAGCCCATGATGCTGAGCTGCAAGGCCATATTCCGCCTGGCTCGCCGCTCCCTCGACGCCCTCGTCGCCTTCATGAGGGCGTACGCGCCCACCCTGTCTGCTGAAGAGGCCGTGTCCTACCTGAGCAGAAGCCATGTCAACCTTCACCATGCCGCCGTGCTTGTTGACAGAGAAGGTGTTTCCCACGCAAACCGCATGGACGACGCCTTCAGGGCTGCCATTCTGGCAGCGCATCTCCCTAGTGACGCAGCTCGCGAGGCTCAATTTTTTTTCATTGCCAACTGTGCTCCTACTGACGCTTTTCTTGCAAAGCATGGAATTCATGGTCACCCATTAGCTTTTGGATTAACTGACCTGAGGCCGCAAAGCAATTCATCGCTTATAGTGCTTGAATTCGTCAAGCTGGTTGTTTCCAGTTTAGCTCTCACACAGCCGCCACCAAGCTCGCCGAGCCTAAGCCAAGGAGCATATAGAGCGTTAAGGATCAAGATGCATGCCTTCAAGAGGGATCAGGAGTTTTGCCTTGGTATAGTAAACATGGCGCTCAAGAAACTCGCGTTCCAGTTTGGG GAACTTTATCAGATTCATCTACTATGCGGCAAAAGTTTGGTTACTTTGGTTCCTGATAGCTATTATCATGTCAACTTCTTGGCATCACGCGAGAGCGAGCCTAATCAGCCTAAGCTGTTTTTTTGCTGA